Proteins co-encoded in one Bacillus sp. FSL H8-0547 genomic window:
- a CDS encoding RES family NAD+ phosphorylase yields the protein MKIRLDIPINKRDDRFFKPENIEKKINKLRSLDLKRADDGDIISALREIISYQPDPNVGHSVINMVSSSRLIMKGSTLYRVRICGDTLEEMKIESDAWNPPVKFANTGRVNKNGESVLYVAEDMETAMKEMKMQYDQYFWLIVYDVKKDINVIDIGEYAHENDEFDPAYRVIADFLKQEFTREVETGMEHEYVVSNLIAKFFYPYTTYKFDGWSYPSVADKGSKCLCLAPHKARKKMKINYAIKYLMLKDEIIPVHIAYLNKVRRFEYHTLT from the coding sequence ATGAAAATTAGATTGGATATTCCTATTAACAAAAGAGATGATAGATTTTTTAAGCCAGAGAACATAGAAAAAAAGATAAATAAGCTTAGAAGTTTGGATTTAAAAAGAGCAGACGATGGGGACATAATATCAGCTCTTAGAGAGATTATTTCGTATCAGCCAGATCCAAATGTCGGTCATTCTGTAATAAACATGGTATCTTCTTCTCGGCTTATAATGAAGGGTTCTACTCTTTATCGTGTTAGAATTTGCGGAGATACTTTAGAGGAAATGAAAATAGAAAGCGATGCATGGAACCCTCCTGTTAAGTTTGCGAATACAGGACGAGTAAACAAAAATGGGGAATCTGTATTGTACGTTGCTGAAGACATGGAAACTGCTATGAAAGAGATGAAAATGCAATATGACCAATACTTTTGGTTAATCGTTTATGATGTTAAAAAAGATATAAATGTAATTGATATAGGGGAATACGCACATGAAAATGACGAATTTGATCCAGCATACCGAGTAATAGCTGATTTCTTAAAACAAGAATTTACGAGGGAAGTTGAGACAGGAATGGAACACGAATACGTTGTTTCAAATTTAATAGCCAAGTTTTTCTATCCATACACTACTTACAAATTTGATGGGTGGTCCTATCCATCTGTTGCTGATAAAGGTTCAAAATGTCTTTGTTTAGCACCACATAAAGCAAGGAAAAAAATGAAAATTAATTATGCGATTAAATATTTGATGCTGAAAGATGAAATTATACCTGTTCATATAGCATATTTGAATAAAGTGCGTCGCTTTGAATATCATACACTAACTTAA
- a CDS encoding AAA family ATPase, producing MNKGIRWNESETKKIYQANKESESLMEYLEKQLFNNDIVDSSADSPTPERGYGRMLYYSKGKRIVVAAPRKKYKHVHVILTNKVNMAEVRKSGIELGNQKTDIMITSNEDIDKLVDLLKDEMYKGSTVKEETLGYKTRSLEEWVLLYDKDETVRLRNHFILHERSMFISNFTELDELRNGEIDILVFKKKVDQKMKAKLEFEGERINLWGFSGFSGQMFFNLLYNMAEYTETVCQLQDEFLKAIDIPAHEKGDFSWTKGKYERFGGYIKKLKKNAIEQGFPPQKCPTIKFMTFFLSFFWGIQDMDKYPIYYKASREGLEYLGYSLAEDSQAAEHNRYFLFVNKLYELNKDIVKLSSETYELDMMSISNLLYYVTKISQAEPNPNGDGTDPIAEDEFALQIRDVLFEEGYKFSQMQTADWEEAGLNEEYTDNLIWQYRGEAKEDMMSLVIIWEDEELYHADLYTVNEEGELQKGKVIQALDDREFISELKLFLQKRTGSRKPYTIEDAVKETYVSIENMEEWLELLTEKRQVIFYGPPGTGKTFIAQRLAKILTQQPQRIELIQFHPSYTYEEFIEGLRPELAGEEGSKQLSVKVQPGIFTFLCQEARKPENQDKSYVMIVDEINRANTAKVFGELLYALEYRNTSVPLPYSKKKLIVPENIYVIGTMNTTDRSLAQIDFALRRRFQFIPFSAKETESVLKNYLLDNEPEMAWVADLVQKVNGMIGDPDISIGHSYFIGQDLSMEKLRRIWKYQIMPYLEECFVHDRQKLEQFELDFMLEYGAEENE from the coding sequence GTGAATAAGGGAATTCGCTGGAACGAATCTGAAACGAAGAAAATATATCAGGCTAATAAAGAATCCGAGAGTTTAATGGAATATCTGGAGAAGCAGCTATTCAATAATGATATTGTAGATTCTTCTGCCGATAGCCCCACACCTGAGCGGGGGTACGGGAGGATGCTTTATTATTCAAAAGGTAAGAGAATTGTTGTTGCAGCTCCGAGAAAAAAATATAAGCATGTTCATGTGATTTTAACGAATAAGGTGAACATGGCTGAGGTGAGAAAATCCGGCATTGAGTTAGGGAATCAAAAAACGGATATCATGATTACTTCAAATGAAGATATCGATAAACTTGTAGACTTACTGAAGGACGAGATGTACAAGGGCTCAACTGTGAAGGAAGAGACTTTGGGATATAAAACGAGATCCCTAGAGGAGTGGGTCCTCCTATATGATAAAGACGAAACAGTACGGTTAAGGAACCATTTCATTTTACACGAGAGATCGATGTTCATTTCTAATTTTACAGAGCTGGACGAACTACGGAATGGCGAGATCGATATATTAGTGTTTAAGAAAAAGGTTGACCAAAAGATGAAAGCAAAGCTGGAATTTGAAGGGGAACGCATTAACCTATGGGGATTCAGCGGCTTCTCGGGACAGATGTTCTTTAACCTACTGTACAATATGGCGGAGTACACCGAAACAGTCTGCCAGCTTCAAGATGAGTTTTTAAAAGCAATTGACATCCCAGCTCATGAAAAAGGAGACTTCAGCTGGACGAAAGGAAAATACGAGCGTTTTGGAGGTTATATTAAAAAACTCAAGAAAAATGCTATTGAACAAGGTTTTCCACCGCAAAAATGCCCGACGATAAAATTTATGACCTTCTTCCTCAGCTTTTTCTGGGGCATCCAGGACATGGATAAATATCCGATCTATTATAAAGCCAGCCGGGAAGGTCTTGAGTATTTAGGCTACAGTCTGGCTGAGGACTCACAGGCTGCCGAACATAATAGGTATTTTCTTTTCGTCAATAAGCTTTATGAGCTGAACAAAGACATTGTGAAATTGTCAAGTGAAACATATGAGCTTGATATGATGTCGATTAGTAACTTATTATACTATGTGACCAAGATATCTCAAGCAGAGCCCAACCCGAATGGAGACGGAACTGACCCAATCGCAGAAGATGAATTCGCGCTTCAAATCCGGGATGTGCTTTTTGAAGAAGGTTATAAATTTTCACAAATGCAGACGGCCGACTGGGAGGAAGCGGGACTCAACGAAGAATACACGGACAATCTCATCTGGCAATACAGGGGCGAAGCGAAAGAAGATATGATGAGCCTGGTGATAATTTGGGAGGACGAGGAGCTTTACCATGCGGATCTTTACACGGTAAATGAAGAAGGGGAACTGCAGAAAGGGAAAGTTATCCAGGCTCTCGATGACAGGGAATTTATCAGTGAGCTAAAATTGTTTCTCCAGAAGCGAACCGGTAGCAGAAAGCCGTACACAATTGAGGACGCAGTGAAGGAAACATATGTAAGCATAGAAAACATGGAGGAATGGCTCGAGCTCCTCACTGAAAAACGGCAGGTCATTTTTTACGGGCCGCCAGGGACTGGAAAGACCTTTATCGCACAGCGCCTCGCAAAAATTTTAACCCAGCAGCCACAGCGGATCGAGCTGATCCAGTTCCACCCATCCTACACATACGAGGAATTTATTGAAGGTCTACGCCCGGAACTTGCTGGAGAAGAAGGGTCAAAGCAGCTTTCGGTGAAAGTGCAGCCCGGCATTTTTACGTTCCTCTGCCAGGAGGCTAGGAAACCGGAGAACCAGGATAAATCATATGTGATGATTGTCGATGAGATTAACCGGGCAAATACAGCGAAGGTATTCGGGGAACTCCTGTATGCCTTGGAGTACAGGAATACGTCTGTACCGCTGCCTTATTCGAAAAAGAAATTGATTGTACCTGAAAATATATACGTAATCGGAACGATGAACACTACTGACCGCTCGTTGGCACAAATTGATTTCGCTTTAAGGAGAAGGTTTCAGTTCATTCCATTTTCTGCGAAGGAGACAGAGAGCGTACTGAAGAATTATCTTTTGGACAATGAGCCGGAGATGGCGTGGGTAGCTGATTTAGTTCAAAAAGTGAATGGTATGATCGGTGATCCTGATATTTCTATCGGCCACAGTTATTTTATTGGGCAGGATCTTTCTATGGAGAAGCTGAGGCGTATCTGGAAATATCAGATTATGCCTTACCTTGAGGAGTGCTTTGTCCATGACAGGCAGAAGCTGGAGCAGTTCGAGCTGGATTTTATGCTAGAGTACGGTGCTGAAGAGAATGAGTGA
- a CDS encoding HsdR family type I site-specific deoxyribonuclease: protein MSNAPKSVAEKTFQENFVKELQKYKWEAPDFLDGNKQKVTVADLVKHWRRELNRINADQLEGVELTDNEFNQVMSKVNQISNSYEAAKILAIEESKGKIDGIYRDDNPNIMRKQITLTIFKKAEVRGGDSSYRIAREVQTQNNNRFDIVLLINGLPLINIEQKRTDKTLDEAYGQFMRYYRDGEYSHNFMAFSQMMVITSEIATRYFATPKSAEDFNLSFVFHWADKENNVVNAWEKVIGQFLMIPMAHQMVGDYLVIDEAREEENRRHMLMRPYQVHALQAVEGAAFGWDNKDKLPHGGFVWHTTGSGKTITSFKTALFLSTRAGFDKVIFLVDRRELDKNTREKFKAYAVYESVSVDETKFTYQLKKKLKSAQNGIVVTTTFKLNSLVKEMEEAHDASLADKKIVFIIDEAHRTTMGQMMGTIKSYFKKNGLFYGFTGTPLFDENKIKGKINEKSEIINTTEKLFGPKLHQYTIDEAIADKNVLGFHVDYINTGEFKSYEDLREQLVEKMKEERPDMTDREIERQVQELSEAEIETQAKKRALLTYQDETHIPRVVEEILNNWESQSQGREFNAILTVAYKNRVIAYYDEFKKQLTGRGENLNVAMTFSFGNENDPTPLDPKIVKDMFKDYASFTGISFVAGDKKHGEDAYFEDVVERATRGGSGRNPKNIDLVIVAAQLLTGYDSKRLNTLYVDRSLELQGLIQAYSRTNRVYGPTKEFGTIINFQYPRITEEIVNQALKLYGSGGKSSKAIVEPYETSVEKFAITIAELVPTLPDPTDWQTIEHDEKKKEAFLLAFKDAAEQLNLVEQYYEFKWNDSAFGMDEHTWLQYVGAFKNLTWKPGTPPLPSPVNILVGKTKLAGTQVIDADHILSLIDSKITSSNGVQTVDSETLRIIYQQIQELSNMGDNEQAQLLREFVDTELVPGNLSSNMNFDEAFEIWKANQMQKAVNDFSLEWGLDSKLLGKSVSSYSPSQPDAVPYINELISSIDFEKAKNQTAGNRLRHIMTLTENFPKLIAEIKHRYN from the coding sequence ATGAGTAATGCACCAAAAAGTGTAGCAGAAAAGACTTTTCAAGAGAACTTTGTTAAGGAACTACAAAAATATAAATGGGAAGCTCCTGATTTTCTAGACGGAAACAAGCAAAAAGTTACTGTTGCTGACTTAGTTAAACACTGGCGTAGAGAACTCAACCGTATTAATGCTGACCAGCTTGAAGGCGTCGAATTGACGGATAACGAGTTCAATCAAGTCATGTCAAAAGTTAATCAAATCAGCAACAGCTATGAGGCAGCAAAAATATTAGCCATCGAAGAATCAAAAGGCAAGATTGACGGTATTTACCGAGATGACAACCCCAATATCATGAGAAAACAAATCACGTTGACAATCTTTAAAAAAGCTGAAGTACGTGGAGGAGATTCAAGCTACCGGATTGCTAGAGAGGTACAGACGCAAAATAACAACCGCTTTGATATTGTCTTACTTATCAACGGCTTACCATTAATCAATATTGAGCAAAAACGTACGGACAAAACGCTGGATGAAGCATATGGGCAATTTATGCGCTATTATCGAGACGGTGAGTACAGTCATAACTTCATGGCTTTTTCGCAGATGATGGTAATCACTTCTGAAATCGCTACTCGCTATTTTGCTACACCTAAATCAGCTGAAGACTTTAATCTTAGTTTTGTCTTCCATTGGGCAGATAAAGAAAACAATGTTGTAAATGCTTGGGAAAAAGTCATAGGACAATTCTTGATGATTCCCATGGCGCATCAAATGGTAGGAGATTATTTAGTCATTGATGAAGCACGTGAGGAAGAAAACAGACGGCACATGCTCATGCGTCCCTATCAAGTGCATGCCTTACAGGCTGTAGAAGGCGCAGCATTCGGTTGGGACAATAAAGATAAATTGCCACACGGTGGATTTGTATGGCACACGACTGGTTCTGGAAAAACGATTACAAGTTTCAAAACGGCTTTGTTTTTATCGACGAGAGCAGGATTCGATAAAGTGATTTTTCTTGTTGATAGACGTGAGCTAGATAAAAATACCCGTGAAAAGTTTAAAGCATACGCTGTTTATGAATCAGTTTCCGTTGATGAAACGAAATTTACCTACCAGCTAAAAAAGAAACTGAAGTCTGCTCAAAATGGCATTGTGGTAACGACAACATTCAAACTGAATTCGCTAGTTAAAGAAATGGAAGAAGCGCATGATGCTAGTTTAGCAGATAAGAAAATTGTTTTTATTATCGATGAAGCTCATCGTACGACAATGGGGCAAATGATGGGAACCATAAAAAGCTATTTTAAGAAAAATGGTCTCTTCTATGGCTTTACAGGCACACCTCTATTTGATGAAAATAAGATTAAAGGTAAAATTAACGAAAAAAGTGAGATCATCAATACGACCGAAAAGCTGTTTGGCCCAAAGTTGCATCAATATACGATTGATGAAGCAATCGCAGATAAAAACGTATTAGGATTCCACGTTGACTATATCAACACTGGGGAATTTAAAAGCTATGAAGATTTAAGAGAGCAACTTGTTGAGAAAATGAAAGAAGAACGTCCTGATATGACTGATAGAGAAATCGAACGCCAAGTTCAAGAATTATCCGAAGCCGAAATAGAAACGCAAGCAAAAAAAAGAGCGCTGCTTACATATCAAGATGAAACACATATTCCACGCGTTGTAGAAGAGATTCTGAATAACTGGGAATCACAATCGCAAGGAAGGGAATTTAATGCGATTTTGACAGTTGCTTATAAAAATCGTGTCATCGCTTATTATGACGAATTCAAAAAACAACTGACAGGGCGCGGGGAAAATTTGAATGTGGCTATGACGTTTAGTTTCGGTAACGAAAATGACCCTACACCATTAGATCCTAAGATTGTAAAAGATATGTTTAAGGACTACGCTTCATTTACAGGTATTTCGTTTGTTGCCGGTGATAAAAAACACGGCGAGGATGCTTACTTTGAAGACGTTGTGGAACGTGCTACTCGGGGTGGAAGTGGACGAAATCCTAAGAATATAGACCTCGTGATCGTGGCAGCCCAACTTCTCACAGGTTACGACTCTAAACGTCTGAACACGCTTTATGTTGACCGATCACTTGAACTTCAAGGTTTAATTCAGGCCTACTCACGAACAAATCGTGTGTATGGTCCAACTAAAGAATTCGGTACGATTATTAACTTCCAGTACCCTCGAATTACTGAAGAAATAGTAAATCAAGCGTTGAAATTGTATGGAAGTGGTGGCAAGAGTAGCAAAGCAATTGTAGAACCCTATGAGACTTCCGTTGAGAAGTTTGCAATAACAATTGCTGAATTGGTGCCGACTTTACCTGACCCCACAGATTGGCAAACGATCGAACACGATGAGAAGAAAAAAGAAGCATTCCTACTTGCTTTCAAAGATGCTGCTGAGCAGTTGAACCTGGTGGAACAATACTACGAATTTAAATGGAATGATAGTGCCTTTGGAATGGATGAGCATACGTGGTTGCAATATGTCGGTGCGTTTAAAAACTTAACCTGGAAACCCGGCACTCCTCCCCTGCCGTCACCTGTCAATATTCTTGTCGGTAAAACAAAATTAGCAGGCACCCAAGTAATTGATGCGGATCATATTCTTAGTTTAATCGATTCAAAAATCACCTCATCAAATGGCGTGCAAACAGTAGATAGTGAAACACTACGTATCATTTATCAACAAATTCAAGAATTAAGTAATATGGGAGATAATGAACAAGCCCAATTATTAAGGGAGTTTGTCGATACCGAGTTGGTACCAGGAAATTTATCTAGTAATATGAATTTTGATGAGGCATTTGAAATATGGAAAGCAAATCAAATGCAAAAAGCAGTAAATGATTTCTCTTTGGAGTGGGGACTAGATAGCAAGCTGCTTGGAAAATCAGTTAGCTCATATTCCCCATCACAGCCAGATGCTGTACCCTACATCAATGAGCTCATTAGTAGTATTGATTTTGAGAAAGCAAAAAATCAAACGGCCGGCAACAGGTTAAGACATATAATGACATTAACTGAGAACTTTCCAAAGTTGATTGCTGAGATAAAGCATAGATATAATTGA
- a CDS encoding restriction endonuclease subunit S, with translation MTEQTNLIPTRRFKEFQNTHAWEDHHFFDTIKNTIDFRGRTPKKLGLDWSETGYLALSALNVKNGYIDPSADAHYGNQELYDKWMTGRELRKGQVLFTTEAPMGNVAQVPDDNGYILSQRTIAFDVNPEKITDDFLAVLLSSPKTFAKLSALSSGGTAKGVSQKSMSQLKVTLPTNLEEQAKIGSFFMNLDHRITLHQRKLEKLKLLKSAYLSEMFPAEGECKPKRRFAGFTQSWEQRKIGELADIVRGASPRPIQDSKWFDDKSDVGWLRIADVTEQNGRIYFLKQRLSTAGQEKTRVLTKPHLLLSIAATVGKPVVNYVKTGVHDGFLIFQDPVFYREFLFQWLEMFRPQWQKYGQPGSQVNLNSDLVKNQEIRLPSKDEQKKIGDFFAQLDHLIAIHQRKLEKLQSMKKAYLTEMFV, from the coding sequence ATGACAGAACAAACAAATTTAATACCCACTAGACGATTTAAGGAGTTTCAAAACACTCACGCTTGGGAAGATCACCATTTCTTCGACACTATCAAAAATACTATTGACTTTCGTGGAAGAACACCGAAAAAGTTAGGACTAGACTGGAGCGAAACCGGTTATTTGGCATTATCTGCTTTAAATGTGAAAAATGGATATATTGACCCTAGTGCAGATGCTCATTATGGAAATCAAGAATTATACGATAAATGGATGACTGGACGTGAATTAAGAAAAGGACAAGTGCTTTTTACAACTGAAGCGCCAATGGGAAATGTGGCCCAAGTACCTGATGATAATGGCTATATCCTAAGTCAAAGAACAATTGCATTTGATGTTAATCCAGAAAAGATTACCGATGACTTTCTTGCTGTACTTTTAAGCTCTCCTAAAACATTTGCAAAACTATCTGCTTTGTCTAGTGGAGGAACAGCTAAAGGAGTAAGTCAAAAATCTATGTCACAGTTAAAAGTTACCTTACCTACAAATCTTGAAGAACAAGCCAAGATTGGTTCTTTTTTTATGAACCTTGACCACCGTATAACCCTTCATCAGCGAAAGTTAGAAAAGTTAAAATTATTAAAATCTGCTTACCTTTCGGAAATGTTTCCAGCTGAAGGTGAGTGTAAACCAAAACGAAGATTTGCAGGATTTACCCAATCTTGGGAACAGCGGAAGATTGGAGAATTAGCAGATATTGTACGCGGTGCAAGTCCGCGGCCCATTCAAGATTCAAAATGGTTCGATGATAAATCTGATGTTGGATGGTTACGTATTGCAGATGTTACTGAGCAAAATGGACGTATTTATTTTCTAAAACAACGTTTATCAACAGCCGGGCAAGAAAAAACTCGTGTATTAACTAAACCACATTTATTACTAAGTATCGCTGCAACAGTTGGAAAACCCGTTGTAAACTATGTTAAGACTGGCGTACATGATGGATTTTTAATCTTTCAAGATCCAGTATTTTACCGTGAATTTTTGTTCCAGTGGTTGGAAATGTTCCGCCCGCAATGGCAAAAATATGGACAGCCTGGCAGTCAAGTTAACTTGAATTCTGATTTAGTGAAGAATCAAGAGATTAGATTACCAAGTAAAGATGAACAAAAGAAAATTGGTGACTTCTTTGCACAACTTGATCACCTCATTGCCATTCATCAACGTAAATTAGAAAAACTACAAAGCATGAAAAAAGCATACCTAACTGAGATGTTTGTCTAG
- a CDS encoding type I restriction-modification system subunit M has product MITSEEIKRRLWDGANELRGSMDASRYKDYMLGLMFYKFLSDKTLETFKVTSGLEKFTQSELVEEYTKAQAEYGEQLNKMIQNVLGYYVSPEYLYQTWIKDINSGDFEVQKVTDSLNNFERTIAVSGDTNDFKGLFSSSTLDLTDTALGSNLNERSKNIKALILLFADLNMVALQKGDVLGDAYEYLIGQFAMESGKKAGEFYTPRQVSEVMAQIVAKTSDIKSIYDPTVGSGSLLLTVKKHLDEDVQKNLCYYGQEKNTATYNLTRMNLLLHGVRPEKMTIKNGDTLTQDWPEDPERPNEGVQFDAVVMNPPYSAKNWNKAGLKVSDPRFEVAGALPPDSKGDFAFLLHGLFHLGQNGTMAIVLPHGVLFRGSAEGEIRERLLEKNYIDTIIGLPSNLFTNTGIPVAIIILKKNRETGEPVLVIDASRGFTKVGKQNVLLEKDIAKIVDTFVERREEKGYSQLVKREDILKNQYNMNIPRYIEAIDEEIPQDVDAHLLGGIPQKNIDDLKVLQSTVPDILERSLKEIRAGYVELLKPVEEISYMVLNDSRVIEKSKEIEGKVVSFINKHFDTIRNVDNISKLPQLMDDMLDEIKLILSAFNNIDVYDGYQIVAEIWKNSLSHDTEIIALSDFYTAGRTREPNMVTKGTGNKKRVEQDGWIGSIVSNELIAKHLYSDELDEIETKKTRIQEIENELSDLVEAAKVEDSEEANALGDTLNEAGEAFDNKLVKIELKKASMGTSEYNYLKNVEQLHADKSKLSKEVKTDEKALKEAVQERILMLTNEEIDNLMYEKWFGNTVKALVRLIELPLQTELNTLQMLHNRYADTLSAIDEESRNLKSAFEALMNELVVES; this is encoded by the coding sequence GTGATTACATCAGAAGAAATTAAACGTAGATTATGGGACGGCGCTAATGAACTGCGTGGCTCAATGGATGCCAGCCGTTATAAAGATTACATGCTTGGGTTAATGTTCTATAAGTTTTTGAGTGATAAAACTTTAGAAACATTTAAAGTGACCAGTGGATTAGAGAAATTTACTCAATCTGAATTGGTAGAGGAATATACAAAAGCACAAGCAGAATACGGAGAACAGCTAAATAAAATGATTCAAAATGTGCTCGGTTATTATGTTTCGCCTGAGTATCTTTATCAAACTTGGATTAAAGATATTAATTCTGGAGATTTTGAAGTTCAAAAAGTAACGGATAGCTTGAATAACTTCGAACGTACGATTGCCGTATCTGGTGATACGAATGACTTCAAAGGATTGTTCTCAAGTTCTACGCTGGATTTAACGGATACCGCCTTAGGTAGTAACTTGAATGAGCGCAGCAAAAATATTAAGGCACTAATTTTGCTGTTTGCAGACTTAAATATGGTTGCATTACAAAAAGGCGATGTACTGGGCGATGCTTATGAGTACCTCATTGGTCAGTTTGCGATGGAGTCGGGGAAGAAGGCAGGAGAATTCTATACCCCTCGACAAGTCAGTGAAGTCATGGCACAAATTGTAGCGAAAACGTCAGATATAAAATCAATATATGACCCAACTGTTGGTTCTGGCTCGTTACTTTTAACTGTAAAGAAACATTTAGATGAAGATGTTCAAAAGAATTTATGTTATTACGGACAGGAAAAGAATACAGCGACCTACAACTTAACTCGTATGAATTTATTGCTCCATGGTGTGCGTCCAGAAAAGATGACCATAAAGAATGGTGATACGCTTACTCAAGACTGGCCAGAAGATCCAGAACGTCCAAATGAAGGCGTGCAGTTTGATGCGGTTGTTATGAACCCACCCTATTCTGCGAAGAACTGGAACAAAGCAGGACTTAAGGTCAGTGATCCTCGATTCGAAGTAGCTGGTGCATTGCCACCAGACTCCAAAGGAGATTTTGCTTTCCTCTTACATGGATTATTCCACTTAGGACAAAATGGAACTATGGCGATAGTGTTGCCTCATGGTGTGCTCTTCCGAGGTTCTGCAGAAGGAGAGATTCGAGAGCGTTTACTTGAGAAAAATTACATAGATACCATTATCGGCTTGCCAAGTAACTTGTTTACCAATACAGGAATTCCTGTAGCCATAATAATATTGAAGAAAAATCGAGAAACCGGTGAGCCTGTACTTGTTATAGACGCTTCTCGTGGCTTTACTAAAGTAGGGAAACAAAATGTTCTACTAGAGAAAGATATTGCTAAAATTGTTGATACGTTCGTTGAACGTAGAGAAGAAAAGGGTTATAGCCAATTGGTAAAACGAGAGGATATTCTCAAAAATCAATACAATATGAACATTCCTCGTTATATTGAAGCTATTGATGAAGAAATTCCGCAAGATGTAGATGCACACTTACTTGGTGGGATTCCTCAAAAAAATATAGACGATTTGAAGGTTTTGCAGTCTACAGTGCCGGATATTTTAGAACGATCTTTGAAAGAAATCCGTGCCGGCTATGTTGAGCTACTAAAACCAGTTGAGGAAATTTCTTATATGGTCTTGAACGATTCACGCGTTATTGAAAAGTCAAAAGAAATCGAAGGAAAAGTAGTATCCTTTATTAATAAACATTTCGATACTATACGAAATGTAGATAATATCAGTAAGTTGCCCCAGTTGATGGACGACATGCTCGATGAAATAAAATTAATTTTGTCAGCATTCAATAATATTGATGTATATGATGGCTATCAAATTGTCGCAGAAATTTGGAAGAATTCATTGTCCCATGATACGGAAATCATTGCATTAAGTGATTTTTACACAGCCGGACGCACACGTGAACCAAATATGGTAACTAAGGGAACTGGCAACAAAAAACGTGTCGAGCAAGACGGCTGGATCGGCAGTATCGTCTCAAATGAGTTGATTGCTAAACATTTATACAGTGATGAGCTAGATGAAATAGAAACAAAGAAAACACGCATTCAAGAAATTGAAAATGAGCTATCTGATTTAGTTGAAGCTGCGAAAGTAGAGGACAGTGAAGAAGCCAATGCTTTAGGAGATACGTTGAATGAAGCCGGTGAAGCTTTTGATAATAAGCTGGTCAAAATAGAGTTGAAAAAAGCTAGCATGGGGACTAGTGAATATAACTATCTGAAAAATGTTGAACAATTACATGCAGATAAATCAAAACTCAGTAAAGAAGTGAAAACAGATGAAAAAGCACTAAAAGAAGCTGTACAAGAACGAATCTTAATGTTGACAAATGAAGAAATCGACAACTTGATGTATGAAAAGTGGTTTGGCAATACAGTGAAGGCTTTGGTTCGTTTAATAGAACTGCCGTTACAAACCGAGTTAAATACGCTACAAATGTTGCACAATCGCTATGCTGATACGTTGTCAGCGATTGATGAAGAAAGTCGCAACTTAAAATCAGCATTTGAAGCCTTGATGAATGAATTGGTGGTGGAATCATGA